TGGTGGTGCTGGTCGGCTCGATGATCCTGCTCGGCATGCACTGGCCACAGCTCGGCGCGGTGATCGCGGTCGGCTCGGTGATCTATGTCGCCATGACGATGGCGTTCCAGGTCAGCTACGTCGCTCCGGCCGCGCGCGTCTCCAATGCGTGGGACACCAAGGTCGGCGGCACGCTGGCGGATGCCTTGACCTGCAACGCGGTGGTGAAGTCGTTCGGCGCCGAGATGCGCGAGGACGCACGGCTTGCCGGCGTCATCAGCCGCTGGCGCAGGCGGGTGCGGCGGACCTGGTTCCGTTACAACCACACCGCGACCGCGCAGCTCGTGGTGCTGTTGTGCTTCCGCGCGTCCGTGATCGGCGGAGCGATCCTGTTGTGGGCGGCGGGCCACGCTACGCCGGGCGACGTCACCTATGTGCTGACCAGCTACTACATCATCCACGCTTACTTGCGTGATGTCGGCATGCACATCAACAACCTGCAGCGTTCGGTGAACGACATGGAGGAGCTGGTGCAGATCCATGGCGAGCCGCTCGGCATTGTCGACGCCGTCGACGCGCGCCCGATCGACATCCAGGGCGGCCGCATCGTGTTCGACGACGTGACGTTCCACTATGGCGGGCATCGCCGCCCGCTCTATGACGGGCTGTCGGTCGACATCCGCGCGGGCGAGCGCGTCGGCCTGGTCGGGCGCTCGGGCTCCGGCAAGACCACCTTCGTCAAGCTGGTGCAGCGGCTCTACGATGTCTCCGGCGGCCGGATCCTGATCGACGGTCAGGACATCGCGGATGCGACGCAGCAGTCGCTGCGCAGCCAGATCGCGATCGTGCAGCAGGAGCCGATCCTGTTCCACCGGACGCTGGCGGAGAACATCGCCTATGGCCGTCCCGGCGCCGGCATGGACGTGATCGAGCAGGCCGCGCGGCTTGCCAATGCGCACGACTTCATCATGCGGCTGCCGAAAGGCTACGGCACGCTGGTGGGCGAGCGCGGCGTCAAGCTGTCGGGCGGCGAGCGGCAGCGCGTGGCGCTGGCACGCGCCTTCCTGGCCGATGCGCCGGTGCTGATCCTGGACGAGGCGACCTCGAGCCTCGATTCGGAATCGGAGGCGCTGATCCAGGAGGCGATGGAGCGGCTGATGAAGGGCCGGACCTCGATCGTGATCGCGCACCGGCTGTCGACGGTGCGCAGCATGGACCGGATCTTGGTGTTCGATCGCGGCGAGATTGTCGAGCAGGGCACGCACAAGGCGCTGACAGCGCGACCGGGCGGCATCTACCGCGGCCTGTTCGAGCGCCAGGTGACCGAGTTCGACCGGATCGACGCGGCGGAGTGAATGGCGGCGCGCGGCTGACGGGCTGATGTCCGGTTACTCGCGCGCC
The DNA window shown above is from Bradyrhizobium sp. ISRA464 and carries:
- a CDS encoding ABC transporter ATP-binding protein, with protein sequence MINEKTKRPAAIRFVLPFVFCHWLEQPLRASVVTAGFLGATAADLFMPVYSGRLVDALTAGASDPVARHAAMIAFGAIVALGALSVILRLVGIETIVPFTLKTMSDVGQQAFMRVQRFSTDWHANSFAGSTVRKITRGMWALDLLNDTILMALLPSLVVLVGSMILLGMHWPQLGAVIAVGSVIYVAMTMAFQVSYVAPAARVSNAWDTKVGGTLADALTCNAVVKSFGAEMREDARLAGVISRWRRRVRRTWFRYNHTATAQLVVLLCFRASVIGGAILLWAAGHATPGDVTYVLTSYYIIHAYLRDVGMHINNLQRSVNDMEELVQIHGEPLGIVDAVDARPIDIQGGRIVFDDVTFHYGGHRRPLYDGLSVDIRAGERVGLVGRSGSGKTTFVKLVQRLYDVSGGRILIDGQDIADATQQSLRSQIAIVQQEPILFHRTLAENIAYGRPGAGMDVIEQAARLANAHDFIMRLPKGYGTLVGERGVKLSGGERQRVALARAFLADAPVLILDEATSSLDSESEALIQEAMERLMKGRTSIVIAHRLSTVRSMDRILVFDRGEIVEQGTHKALTARPGGIYRGLFERQVTEFDRIDAAE